Below is a genomic region from Cotesia glomerata isolate CgM1 linkage group LG5, MPM_Cglom_v2.3, whole genome shotgun sequence.
tagtgtaacatcaggatgagcttatatcttaaaaaatgtcaatagttaagaaagtaaagtgcaatttaacatagttgagaaacgaccttgtatcttgtgaactattgacatttttaaagatattagctcaccccgatgttacactcattgagatctttcatttgagtatccacatcaatttttcatatatttatatatacattatatattatatatatgtatatatgaaaaatatatcaaaatgcatgtgggtactcaaatgaaagctcttgatgagtgtaacatcagaatgagcttatatctttaaaattttccttacCAGCTATTATCACTTGCGCAATAAAAGCTGAGTTTTCTTGAACTTGGTTATTTCCCGCCATCCCACTGATCCATTCACTTAAAAGTTGATAGTGCAACGAGTCCGGATTGCCAGATAAGTCTAACCctgatagtaataaaattaaaattttatcttctgATGGAAACATTAGAGGAGAACATTCCGAAGCTTGAGGACAAATTCCTGGTACACAATAATCCTTGAcctagaattaaaaataaaaaaaagaattaattactATGTAGAGTATAAAGCAACACTCttcttataattaaataaaaaacatacgTTAAATATTCCACCACTGGACTGGTAACCTAACACACCGCAAATTAATCCTGTTACCATTTCTTTATGATTTAAATCACTGCCTACTAATTTAACTCTCAGCATTTCATCTTCGAGAAATAATTGGTCTTTTTCAGATGAATAATTAGACCTTGATAACTGTGGTATTAATTGAAGTTCATCACTAAGCTCTTTTAAAATAGACGGCTTTAATTCTTGatgcttataaataattcctaTAAGTATGACTAGTTTTTCTGCTTTACTTTCATCGTCGTCATCATCACCAAGTTGAGATATTGTTTTTACTTGATATTGccctaaaaataatataaatatttaattataatttttttaattaataattgataaaaaaatttctctaaaattaacaaacagttgaaaaattttagatttttctcaaaaaataaattagatttagaaaattatttttacttaaaaatttttttaatttatttttcaaaaaactatttttaaaaaattgtattttttattttttttaaattctacatgccaaaattttttttgcagtaatttattaaaaaaaaaattttttttaattatcaaacatcttgaccattttttaatttaattaaacaaaaaaatttgttccaaaaaattatttaaaaaaaattgtatttttaatttattaaaatttctaaaagtcaattttttttatgcagcaatttatttattaaaaaaattattaaaattattaaatatcggccaaataaataaatatataatttttttaagttttaaaaaatgtaattttttaaatacattttttttctataatttatttgtcaaaaaatttctaaaaattttcaaaagtttcaatttcagtcaaaaaaaaaaaaaaaacaattatttaccCCATTTTTCTTTggatttattttctaaaatattttttaaagctctTAACCGAGCGATATAAATATTGGAGTATTGCTTGTCAAATTTCCTATCtccaataataaattttttaaaatcttcaaattcaattgatgttctttcaattttaatttcggCATTGTCCATAGCACTAAACTCACTCATCaatctaattattattacttacaattacaataataataaaaattcatattttttgttttgtttttatccggctgtcaaaaaaaataaaaaaaaaacaacaaatgtcAATAAAACAGCTGATCCGCAAAAAACTATCAAACACTGCCACCTAGCGgtgagaaataataatatttattcagtcagtaagaattattaattattattattattgtcataatTCCACActgcatttgtttataaccacacaatttaaataaatcacaggaatgtataatatttttaaaaataaaaaaaaaaccacttgaaatttttatagtttagtAAATGATTATTACTGTCAtagatattgataataattgtaGACACTTGAAATAAAGCGATAATGAATGAAGAGCCAGAgggattattaataaattatttaaagtaagtttatattgattttaaattattaatttaacctttaaataaattttaattacaataattacagtGCAGAGGAATTATTAGCATCCAACAGCTTGAGAGCTCGAGTTTCAAATGAAATTGAACAGACTTCCAAGGTAATACCAAAAACAGGACTGAGACTCTTTGAGCCAAATGGATCATGGCTCCAGAATCGACAGATAGATGCATGTTTAGAAGCACGAAGAGATTTAATAAATGTAGAAAGAGTGAAGAAGGTGTCTAAGTTAGCTGTCGGTGAATGGCTGCCTCAGGAAAGACGTGTCATAGTCACTAAGAGGTCTGGTGTTGACTGGAATAATTTTGGATGTGAACTTCGAGGTACTTTGTATTTAAATCCTGAAGAAGCTTTATTGCAAGTAGAattggtaatttatttatttattatatttttaaataatttgatgaATAATGATACTGGAGTCAGCTGAtaactgttaatttttttttatttttgtaacaagTCAATtacaatggaaaaaaattctttaaaaaatttctactaatctatattattagatagttaatttattatgataagtacaTAGGCTGCgttcgaaaattctctatttctagatacataattaagaaatgaccttgtatcttgtcaactaatgatatttttgaagatataagctcatctagATTTTACATTCATttagacctttcatttgagtacccacatcaatttttcatatatttatatatattatgtatatgtatatatgaaaaatatatcaaaatgcatgtgggtactcaaatgaaagctcttgatgagtgtaacatcgggatgagcttatatcttaaaaaatatcaataattaagaactgactatgctatcttgtcaactaatgatattttttaagatataagctcatctcgatgatacactcatcaagacctttcatttaagtacccacatcaatttttcatatatttatatatattatatatatatatatatatatatatatgctatatatatatatatatatatatatatatatatatatatatatatatatatatatatgtatatatgacaaatatatgaaaatgcatgtgggtactcaaattaaagctcttgatgagtgtaacattaggatgagcttatatcttaaaaaacgtcaataattaagaaaatacagtgcaatttataacaaaattcataattgaataaagcaaaatttcatttatttatagttcacaagttacgGAAGTCACATAgtaactgcaaggttgctagtaattttCTTATCATAATTGTATCAGTGAAATtagctaacaattttttaatttttacaaaaattaactacaataattaatatttccaaaaattcccctaataattattttttaattttcacgtggaatttttttgctaaatttttctattataattttactgctacgaaattcaaaaaaattcaaaaaattcctGATGTCatttaacttcagtatcattgttaaatataataataataacaatgatttatttactGCTATAGAATTGCTTGGACTTATTCTTCAACGGAGTATCATTATCAGTCCAACAAGCCTATGAATTACTAATAAACTCCCCAAACTCCGACTGCTCATTAGATGAATACAGAGTATACAGTCAATTAGCCAGGTCGGGATATCGTCTGAAGAGGTTTTACTATCAAAAATCAGATTACGAAAAAGATGAGTCCTCCCAGCTTAAGAAGAaagtaataattgatttagaGGGCAGTCAGTGGATGAGTGGTGCCCCACTTTCTCAAGACACCGCcgataaaaatactaaaaacgACGCTGAGTTTGTCATTAACagtattattgataaaatcgAGGTTGAAGAGCAGAACTTAGAAGACAAGTCTGcggaaaatattttgaataaaatagaaaatgatattaaaaacaaagaCAAAAATAAGAGAAGATTAAATATTGTTTCCGTTGAAACTATGGTTGAACCAGTTAAATTAGTCgctaataaaaaagaaactaaTACATCACTTGGTATTCGCATACAACGCAATGTTAAGCTTCTACCCAAACGGACTGATAAAATAATTCcttcttatttaaatattgattctAATTCCGGTCAAATTACttctgataaatttaatacctgtgattctgaaaaaatagctgaaaaaagaaaattagatGTAATTAATTCTTCAATTCCTTCTACATCATCTTCGCCTATAGAATCATTTAAAGAAGTAACTTTAAtacctgtaaaaaaaataaaaaatgaaaggaTTGAATTGTCCGATGATGAAATTGAAGAAATTCCAATTCCGATGACTAGAAAAGAAATGTTGAATTGTCTTCCTAATattaaagacaaaaattctGTTAAAGTAACAATTGATCCTAAGTACATTCCacaagatattaaattaaataagaataaaattgagtatgattctttaaatttaaatgatagtAAAGATAATTATCAGAATAATCGACAATTggctaaattttcaaattcatgtgaagtatataaaaattgtcagtataacagttataattataatataaataattatcgaaGATCACACTATCAAGACTTACCTAATTATCACAATATGATGTTCGGTAATTcttctaattataattatccaGCTTTTAATTACTCGAATCAACAAAGTGTCTCCAATAGATGGTCGTCATtgcatgttaatttttttaaaaatattgcgaTGGCTACATTTGCCTTGAGGACTTCAATTACTCAAAGTTTATCGAATAtttattcttcttcttttGATCCGGGACAATATTTTGGTGGAAGACAAAATTCACGGTATTATAATCCTggaatttatcataataatagaaattataagccaattgataataatactaataaaagtGAAGGTAACAATCGTGATGATTTAGTAAATGTAGAAGAAGAtagtaactttgaaaatttttgttcgtTTGACAAAGCACCGGCTGGTTCGTGGACGAAGTTGAAGAAATTATGGAAAGATGCTAAGACAATAACTATTGAAGATGATAATGATCATATGGATTGCAGTGAAGTTGAAGTTATTAATCACACTATTCAGCCACTTGTTGGGCCTAAATATTCTTCAAGCCTGAAACAAATTTATGAtagattgaaaattattaagccGGCTCAGGATAAATCAGTGAGGAAGAAAAGAggcattaataaaatatcttaCAAGGTTTATTCAAATACCCAGCTTTATAGGAAAGCTATTCCGGGTCATGCTATGTTTCATTTAGTTATTAcaaggttattat
It encodes:
- the LOC123266334 gene encoding DNA polymerase delta subunit 2-like isoform X1, with the protein product MSEFSAMDNAEIKIERTSIEFEDFKKFIIGDRKFDKQYSNIYIARLRALKNILENKSKEKWGQYQVKTISQLGDDDDDESKAEKLVILIGIIYKHQELKPSILKELSDELQLIPQLSRSNYSSEKDQLFLEDEMLRVKLVGSDLNHKEMVTGLICGVLGYQSSGGIFNVKDYCVPGICPQASECSPLMFPSEDKILILLLSGLDLSGNPDSLHYQLLSEWISGMAGNNQVQENSAFIAQVIIAGNSIKGSVETYTHKGYVDSKNKFTATTTKTILATRRFDTLLSEIVSTSNVILMPGQFDPSNHSIPQQPFHPSILPLSFRRKKNLRYKSLYAATNPWIGKIGSRILAGSSGQPIEDIMKVANLNEYSPIDWLEKSLYWRHFAPTAPDTLAAYPYVETDPFIMDECPDIYFVGNTNEYATKCVTGDQGQTVRLICIPKFSKTHTAVVVDLLSLDTWPITFQN
- the LOC123266334 gene encoding DNA polymerase delta subunit 2-like isoform X2 — protein: MSEFSAMDNAEIKIERTSIEFEDFKKFIIGDRKFDKQYSNIYIARLRALKNILENKSKEKWGQYQVKTISQLGDDDDDESKAEKLVILIGIIYKHQELKPSILKELSDELQLIPQLSRSNYSSEKDQLFLEDEMLRVKLVGSDLNHKEMVTGLICGVLGYQSSGGIFNVKDYCVPGICPQASECSPLMFPSEDKILILLLSGLDLSGNPDSLHYQLLSEWISGMAGNNQVQENSAFIAQVIIAGNSIKGSVETYTHKGYVDSKNKFTATTTKTILATRRFDTLLSEIVSTSNVILMPGQFDPSNHSIPQQPFHPSILPLSFRYKSLYAATNPWIGKIGSRILAGSSGQPIEDIMKVANLNEYSPIDWLEKSLYWRHFAPTAPDTLAAYPYVETDPFIMDECPDIYFVGNTNEYATKCVTGDQGQTVRLICIPKFSKTHTAVVVDLLSLDTWPITFQN
- the LOC123266324 gene encoding uncharacterized protein LOC123266324, producing MNEEPEGLLINYLNAEELLASNSLRARVSNEIEQTSKVIPKTGLRLFEPNGSWLQNRQIDACLEARRDLINVERVKKVSKLAVGEWLPQERRVIVTKRSGVDWNNFGCELRGTLYLNPEEALLQVELNCLDLFFNGVSLSVQQAYELLINSPNSDCSLDEYRVYSQLARSGYRLKRFYYQKSDYEKDESSQLKKKVIIDLEGSQWMSGAPLSQDTADKNTKNDAEFVINSIIDKIEVEEQNLEDKSAENILNKIENDIKNKDKNKRRLNIVSVETMVEPVKLVANKKETNTSLGIRIQRNVKLLPKRTDKIIPSYLNIDSNSGQITSDKFNTCDSEKIAEKRKLDVINSSIPSTSSSPIESFKEVTLIPVKKIKNERIELSDDEIEEIPIPMTRKEMLNCLPNIKDKNSVKVTIDPKYIPQDIKLNKNKIEYDSLNLNDSKDNYQNNRQLAKFSNSCEVYKNCQYNSYNYNINNYRRSHYQDLPNYHNMMFGNSSNYNYPAFNYSNQQSVSNRWSSLHVNFFKNIAMATFALRTSITQSLSNIYSSSFDPGQYFGGRQNSRYYNPGIYHNNRNYKPIDNNTNKSEGNNRDDLVNVEEDSNFENFCSFDKAPAGSWTKLKKLWKDAKTITIEDDNDHMDCSEVEVINHTIQPLVGPKYSSSLKQIYDRLKIIKPAQDKSVRKKRGINKISYKVYSNTQLYRKAIPGHAMFHLVITSQKNSQSLQPIDLNRLYQDGDGIAIVFAHVSGATICFMQAGVVALPNLE